In Necator americanus strain Aroian chromosome IV, whole genome shotgun sequence, the following proteins share a genomic window:
- a CDS encoding hypothetical protein (NECATOR_CHRIV.G15227.T4): MFPLLLLQSDNNIKNVIEYLLPFASVLCSVLMEGRKLINYWINYRPKQELAYPMGLVRICSEEGDDAETLARIKITSNLGSAQKVVHNPFYLFVRVRRVRAGRSHLAENGTFWTEVVKEDRRTLGVDRQFRRDVKFRRTWNSDEWIDSVQALAEDREGWAELCSRTAHLGEDAGNRVRR; encoded by the exons ATGTTTCCTTTGCTATTATTGCAGTCCGATAATAACATCA AAAATGTGATCGAATATCTTCTTCCTTTTGCATCTGTATTGTGTTCTGTATTGATGGAAGGTCGCAAATTGATTAACTACTGGATTAACTATCGACCGAAACAGGAACTCGCCTATCCGATGGGTTTGGTTCGCATAT gctctgaagaaggcgacgacgccgaaacgttagccagaataaagatcactagcaatcttggttctgctcaaaaagtagtacacaatcctTTTTATCTGTTTGTGCG ggttcgtcgggttcgagctggaagaagccacctggccgaaaacggaactttctggactgaggtggtaaaagaggaccggaggacactcggcgtggataggcagttcaggcgagacgtaaagtttcgcagaacatggaatagcgacgaatggattgattctgtgcaagctctcgcagaagatcgagaaggttgggcagagctgtgttcaaggacggcacacctcggcgaagatgcgggtaatcgcgtcaggcgatga
- a CDS encoding hypothetical protein (NECATOR_CHRIV.G15228.T1) → MRRTVDQCPADIVLAPSGCPLTDLEYADDVVIFAETSTKLQHVVNLVSKLAAAYGLRLRPDKCKQMWISSRPRTGIRVDGQPMELVDEFCYLGCMLKNNGSYERDVQQRCAKATSAFNFLTKCLWSTPITNEVKLRVYLSAIRPIMVYGDLRSTINSYGKA, encoded by the coding sequence atgcgaagaacagtcgaccagtgtcctgccgacattgtcttagcaccatcagggtgccccttgactgacctcgagtacgccgacgatgttgttatatttgcGGAGaccagtacgaaacttcaacatgttgtcaaccttgtatcgaagctggctgcagcctacggactacgcctacgccctgataaatgcaagcagatgtggatctcttcgagacctcgaacgggaatcagggtggacggacaaccgatggaactcgtcgatgagttctgttacctgggctgtatgctgaagaacaacggcagctacgagagagatgttcagcaaagatgcgctaaggccacttctgcatttaacttcttaacgaaatgtctgtggtcgacccccatcaccaacgaagtcaagctgcgagtctacctatccgcaattcgccccatcatggtGTACGGAGACTTGCGCAGCACCATCAACAGTTATGGaaaggcttga
- a CDS encoding hypothetical protein (NECATOR_CHRIV.G15230.T2) produces MDGLVSAAGVSSGTVMMDDIAERAPIYATFYVSANSDTVKKINEIEPKLIEKCDGLKTKTGCFDLQITDVMTGFWPSPDGTLPKQEPACGYRNERENRALAKTPWRIYRDDFRVVNEDEVRSMLSLGSTRTKLSNQSTFAKHHAVLGTNTHASFHVYPQRRPISFKRDDMQLLTLMKQAIHDNLNPFLGMSFNEKEEMVLLWKFCSRGTVQDIIYNKDMVLDAKFHGAFIRDITLGLEYLHSSPIGYHGSLTPWACLIDRNWMIKLTDYGIANPLERWEKQGLISTEVLKDGDDDGKSGSLQKTSILYQPPEMLKNREVNRLRGTDQTWIKQSQTRRQMGDIYSFGMVMYEILFRSLPFPHATNIDELIEYVRNGQKTYHPSIQDKNEIHPDLIALLLDCWNENPEVRPSIRRVRLNTESYLKVKGSLVDQMMRMMEQYANNLEKIVQERTGMLEDANARADKLLSQLLPSYVANELKLGRPVPPKTFQSATVMFSDIVGFTTICSSSTPLEVVSMLNAIYSKFDDVINKNQAYKVETIGDAYMVVSGIPEENGTKHIMHIADTALDMMELLKTYEIPHRKNVRLRIRLGFHTGTVAAGVVGLTAPRYCLFGDTVNMASRMESTGEPEKIQMSQCSHEMIEKYYPEYQTQLRGTVQVKGKGECTTYWLLGRSTGHLRYLCVPFAALQETRMRDRPVISIENYTIYCGDADENKPEEQRKRKMRTLKLQLDYVLARNIPSFKIRFHKRNRGVPLQPKIDMAGLKDDECRRKFRQRVSIHGVRTKKKLSDADSFTKCIQNAARETLPVLLPRKKFAFASVETISTYNSVFVARSAGDFNQEKRLRRKLRRQLQQNRGNEWTSRAMEFEKAWEDRNPRKAYALLKQYSGKMKRCSHVLNTANGVAVGEATLPIWKEHFETLLNLLAPSTPELEHVHRPTYAVNEEPPTESGSCIQKMKNGKSGGDDGIIAEMLKYLPPSGIREMTKIIRSIWINERIPDSWRHAIIIPLHKKLSVTDPRNYRGISLLRVMYKVLERIILDRLIKHREETTRDEQAGFRPGRSTIDQVFCLSAVFEANATSVSGL; encoded by the exons GGAACGCTTCCTAAACAAGAACCCGCTTGCGGATACCGAAACGAACG CGAAAATCGTGCACTAGCCAAAACACCCTGGAGGATTTACCGCGATGATTTCAGAGTTGTGAACGAAGATGAAGTTCGTTCAATG CTATCACTCGGTTCAACTAGGACAAAGCTGTCCAACCAGTCAACGTTTGCTAAACATCACGCAGTTCTTGGAACGAATACACACGCCTCATTCCACGTCTATCCACAGCGTCGTCCGATCAGCTTTAAGAGGGACGATATGCAATTGCTCACACTG ATGAAACAAGCTATTCACGACAACCTTAATCCGTTCCTTGGCATGTCGTTCaatgaaaaagaggagatGGTGCTGTTGTGGAAGTTCTGCTCTCGTGGTACTGTTCAG GATATAATCTACAACAAGGATATGGTGTTGGATGCGAAATTTCATGGTGCTTTCATTAGAGACATTACATTG GGACTAGAATATCTCCATTCCTCTCCAATAGGTTACCATGGATCGCTTACACCATGGGCATGTCTGATTGACAGGAACTGGATGATAAAACTAACGGATTACG GCATCGCAAATCCATTGGAACGTTGGGAGAAACAAGGATTGATTTCAACGGAAGTTCTCAAGGACGGAGACGACGATGGGAAGAGTGGGTCGCTGCAAAAGACAA GTATTCTATACCAACCACCCGAGATGTTGAAGAATCGAGAGGTGAACCGGCTGCGGGGAACAGATCAA ACATGGATCAAACAATCACAAACCCGTCGCCAAATGGGAGACATCTACTCTTTCGGCATGGTAATGTATGAAATCCTTTTTcgctctttaccgttcccccaCGCCACCAACATTGACG AGCTTATTGAATATGTGCGGAATGGTCAGAAGACGTACCATCCTTCAATCCAGGACAAGAACGAAATCCATCCGGATCTCATTGCGCTCTTGTTGGACTGCTGGAATGAAAATCCAGAAGTTCGACCATCAATCAGAAGAGTGCGTCTGAATACCGAAAGCTATTTGAAAGT GAAAGGTTCCCTAGTCGACCAAATGATGCGGATGATGGAACAG TATGCCAATAACCTTGAGAAAATCGTGCAAGAAAGAACTGGTATGCTTGAAGATGCAAATGCAAGAGCGGATAAACTGCTTAGCCAACTCCTTCCAAG CTATGTGGCCAACGAACTTAAACTTGGCCGACCCGTACCACCGAAAACCTTCCAGTCTGCTACAGTCATGTTCAG TGACATTGTGGGATTTACCACAATATGCTCTTCGTCCACCCCATTGGAAGTTGTTAGCATGCTCAACGCTATCTACAGTAAGTTCGACGATGTAATCAACAAAAACCAGGCTTACAAG GTGGAAACTATAGGCGACGCTTACATGGTCGTGTCTGGAATTCCGGAAGAAAACGGTACTAAGCATATCATGCATATAGCTGACACAGCACTGGACATGATGGAG CTACTGAAAACTTATGAAATTCCACACCGTAAAAACGTTCGCCTTCGTATTCGCCTCGGATTTCACACTGGAACTGTAGCAGCTGGTGTTGTTGGACTGACAGCTCCTAGATATTGTCTCTTCGGCGACACT GTAAATATGGCGTCAAGAATGGAATCAACGGGAGAGCCTGAAAAGATACAGATGTCACAATGTTCACACGAAATGATTGAAAAGTACTATCCAGAGTACCAGACACAACTTCGAGGAACGGTGCAAGTGAAG GGTAAAGGCGAATGCACAACGTACTGGCTTCTGGGAAGGAGCACGGG acatctgcgatatctctgtgtgccttttgctgcactgcaggaaacacgcatgagagatcggcccgtcatcagcatcgaaaattacaccatatactgcggcgatgctgatgagaacaaa cctgaagagcagcgcaagcggaagatgaggactcttaaacttcagctcgactacgttctggcgaggaacattcctag cttcaagatacggttccacaagagaaaccgaggagttcctcttcaaccgaaaatcgatatggcaggtctgaaagacgatgaatgcagaagaaaattccgccaacgtgtgtctattcatggagtacggaccaagaagaagcttagcgatgcggattccttcacaaagtgcatccagaacgctgcaagggaaacgctcccggttctattgccgcggaagaagtttgcctttgcgtctgtggaaacaatatccacatacaattctgtatttgtcgcgcgcagcgctggtgacttcaaccaggaaaagcgtcttagaaggaagctgcgtcgtcaactgcaacaaaaccgcggtaacgagtggacgtcaagagcgatggagtttgagaaggcgtgggaggacaggaacccgcggaaagcctacgctctacttaagcagtatagcggcaaaatgaaaagatgttcccatgtcctcaacactgctaatggggtagctgtcggtgaagcaacccttccaatttggaaggaacacttcgagaccttgctgaacctgCTAGCACCGTcaactcctgaactcgaacacgttcatagaccgacatatgcggttaacgaggagccaccgaccgagtcggggtcctgtattcagaaaatgaagaatggaaaatctggtggagacgacgggattatcgcagaaatgctaaaatatcttcctccgtctgggattcgtgagatgacaaagatcatccgttcaatatggataaacgaaaggatacctgattcgtggagacacgctatcataattcccctccacaaaaagttatccgtcacggacccaaggaactatcgaggaatctctttgctacgtgttatgtacaaggtactggagcgcattatcctggaccgactcattaaacatcgcgaagaaacaacgcgcgacgagcaagccggctttcgtcctggccgatctacgattgatcAGGTGTTCTGTCTgtcagcggtattcgaagccaatgcaactagcgtttctggactttga
- a CDS encoding hypothetical protein (NECATOR_CHRIV.G15229.T1) — protein sequence MAGLKDDECRRKFRQRVSIHGVRTKKKLSDADSFTKCIQNAARETLPVLLPRKKFAFASVETISTYNSVFVARSAGDFNQEKRLRRKLRRQLQQNRGNEWTSRAMEFEKAWEDRNPRKAYALLKQYSGKMKRCSHVLNTANGVAVGEATLPIWKEHFETLLNLLAPSTPELEHVHRPTYAVNEEPPTESGSCIQKMKNGKSGGDDGIIAEMLKYLPPSGIREMTKIIRSIWINERIPDSWRHAIIIPLHKKLSVTDPRNYRGISLLRVMYKVLERIILDRLIKHREETTRDEQAGFRPGRSTIDQVFCLSAVFEANATSVSGL from the coding sequence atggcaggtctgaaagacgatgaatgcagaagaaaattccgccaacgtgtgtctattcatggagtacggaccaagaagaagcttagcgatgcggattccttcacaaagtgcatccagaacgctgcaagggaaacgctcccggttctattgccgcggaagaagtttgcctttgcgtctgtggaaacaatatccacatacaattctgtatttgtcgcgcgcagcgctggtgacttcaaccaggaaaagcgtcttagaaggaagctgcgtcgtcaactgcaacaaaaccgcggtaacgagtggacgtcaagagcgatggagtttgagaaggcgtgggaggacaggaacccgcggaaagcctacgctctacttaagcagtatagcggcaaaatgaaaagatgttcccatgtcctcaacactgctaatggggtagctgtcggtgaagcaacccttccaatttggaaggaacacttcgagaccttgctgaacctgCTAGCACCGTcaactcctgaactcgaacacgttcatagaccgacatatgcggttaacgaggagccaccgaccgagtcggggtcctgtattcagaaaatgaagaatggaaaatctggtggagacgacgggattatcgcagaaatgctaaaatatcttcctccgtctgggattcgtgagatgacaaagatcatccgttcaatatggataaacgaaaggatacctgattcgtggagacacgctatcataattcccctccacaaaaagttatccgtcacggacccaaggaactatcgaggaatctctttgctacgtgttatgtacaaggtactggagcgcattatcctggaccgactcattaaacatcgcgaagaaacaacgcgcgacgagcaagccggctttcgtcctggccgatctacgattgatcAGGTGTTCTGTCTgtcagcggtattcgaagccaatgcaactagcgtttctggactttga